ACCCTGACGGGCCCCTCGCGGTGCCTCCACGCTGTGAGTGTCCCTGTGAAAACTGATAGCGCGGGGGACAACACAACAGCTTGTGTTTGGAAAACCACCAGGCCTCTTTTGTTTGAAGCTGATATTTAGGGAGTGGAAGAAACTAGATTTGCTCTTTAACGATGCttacatacatttatatatacagtatagctCATGTTAATCATTATAGTTAATTCCAGCAATAACAAAAGAGGAAGAGTCTAGTAAAAAAAAGATGCTTTGAGTTGAGAACGTTCAGTTTTACTGTATGCGTTCGAAGATACGTCCATGTCCTCACATCATGCTTTTCCTGTGATTTGTCTGTTGAGGGCCGTTTAGTTTTCCATTCTGTGATGGACTAAGTGAGGTCGGAGAGGCGGAGTCAAGCTGCTTGTAGAGAGCCCTAAGTTCCTTCACTTCCTCCAGCACGTCGCGTGCCTGTCCCCAGGTGGAGGCCGCCTCCTCCAGCAGTCGCTCCGCCTCTAACCGCTTACCCTCTGGGCTTGAGCTCTTCCCGCTCGGCGAGCCCTTCCCCTTACCCTGCGCCCGTACTTCAGTCAGCAGCTCTTGAGTTCTCTCAAGCTTCTGGGTGATCAAGTCCTGCAGCTGACTGACGGGCTGCACGGGTGCCGAAGTCGAGCAGTGGGGGATGGCCCGCGTCTCAGAATGGGTGAGGATCTCGTCCATGGATGCGCAGCGGTTTTTTTCCGACTTTTTCTTGTGAAGCTGCGGCGTCTGTGCCTGGTTTTCAGACCAGTCCCAGGAGATCTCATTCTTACGGGGCAGACTCTGGGATTTTCCAGGCGTCTCCTTACTGATCGAGAGCTTTGAGGTGTCCATTTTGGAGCACTGGGAATCTGGGGTTCGCTTCGAGTCGGATTTGTCGAGGTTGTTTTCGCAACCATCGGGAGTGGAGACGTCTTCTTCCTGTATGAGGTCAAGGGTCAACATGCCATCTGAGTTGGTGGTGGAAGCCTATAATTGATACAAGTGacacaaaatgacattttaGACAGATTTGGGAACCACTTTATTGAAAGCTCTGACATTTGTTAAGATCAATTGTGTAATATCTGCAACACAAGTgatattaactcattccccgccagccattttttttaaataaataaacatacaaatatatcaaataaaagaacagacactctgctttcaaacaaacaaacaaaacgttTCATatcatctatattttttctctgcttataaactcttaaatatgggtatttttcttaaaaatatttttttttagcaaaaagctgaaataattgcatttttgtgaaggaattttgttagagatcagattcagaatgatcatcaaaacatacaggGGTTCATATTAGTAaaaagataactcgtcaatgatggcggggaaagagttaaattgaAACAATACTGTTTACAATACCATTGCGTGAAcaacatggcaaaaatatatttttttctatattatttcatttatatttatatgtgaccctgctcGGCTTTTTTGTAGTAAATCACCAAAAATGacattagctgggttttcacagccAGGGTCACacaaagcaggggttttcaaactggggtccggggacCCCCACGGATCCCCTAGAAGGTTCTAAGGAaaatttttgagaaaaaaaacaaagcaaaataaaataaatatctacTATATAGCCAATTATTTGGAAACAATATGCTATCTTTATAATatcaaaaattatatttatctAACGGAGTTTAAATGTACTTTATACAAAGATTATATAAAtggatatatattttattatgggGGTCCCTTACATAAGGTTTATCATATTTGGGGGTCCTTGCcatcataaagtttgaaaacccctgacaTAAAGCATTTAATCATGTACAAGCATTTCATATGTTTTACAATTATTTCaattaccgtattttccggactataagtcgcactttttttcatagtttggctggtcctgcgacttatagtcaggtgcgacttatatggcaaaattaattcatactgactaaCATGAACCAAAAGAAACAGCCGTCTACAGCCACAAGATGGTGCTATATGTTGCTCATGTAGCCTACccctgaaaaaaactgttaacttAAAAAACATTAACTTAAAGACAACAGAGAAAGACTTAACAAACCAAATGCTCccaaaaagaataataattttctaaataaatgcgacttatagtccagtgcgacgtatgtatgttttttttcctATTCATGACGcattttttgactgatgcgacttatactcagGAGCAACTTGTAGTCCGGAAAATACTGTAGCCATGGTGTTTAACTTTCTAATGTTAAAgtgacactccactttaaaaaaaaatctatactcATTTCccagctcccatagagttaaacatttgatttttaccgttttggaatccatttagcctatctccgggtctggtggtaccactttaagtatagcttagcataatccattgaatctgattagaccattagcatcccgctcaaaaataaccaaagattttcgatatttttcctatttaaaacttaataaTCACGGACTTTGCTGctataacatggctgcaggaggcacaatgatattacgcactgtctgaaaatagtcccctgctattgaaagctACCAATGGGAACAATTTTCgagcactgcgtaatatcactacgcctgctgcagccaggttacggcagcaaagtccttgattattacgctagaatgagagtatagttcctaaccatatctgcctagtaaatcacaacttttaattttccatcgatCTTCGTACAcgatgttactacagaagagtcaagttttaaataggaaaaatatcgaaactctttggttattttttagcgtgatgctaatggtctaatcagattcaatggattatgctaagctatgctaaaagtggcacagccagacacggagatcggcttaatggattccaaaacggtaaaaatcaaatgtttaactctaggggaactagaccattttttttaagtggattgTCTCTTTAATGACAAGCAGAGAAAAAGCAACACACTTCATGTTCAATGAGGTGACCTTCACAACAAATGAATTGCTTACCACAGCCATGAGGTGTCCACGGGTGGGCAGGCGGCGAGTGTGGGGGATCTTAGCTCTGTCACGCGTCGGATGGGCCAACAAGCTGTCCTCTTCCACCGTCACCTACAAATAGAGAGAGGTCAAATTAAACCAAACTGAAAATTTTAATCAAATGGGACCTATTAGAGAGTGCATGCTTTACATCAGCCTGTGACATCATGGGAAGTAGGAGGGGCCTGTATATTGATTAACCAATCAATGAGGCTGTTTATTATTTGTGTTGGGGAGAGTTTGTGAATGATTTCAGTACTGGGAATCAAGCCAGGTTGTGAATTTCCGCTACCCAGATGCATCAAGCCACTAATCGAAACCTGTTGTAAATAAGAAAGCTTATACTGTAATGTTCAAGACTGTGTTTAGTGATGGTTTGAATTTGGCTAAGAGCTTATAACTAATCCTGCTGTGTGACTGGTCAGGGTTTATGCAATAAGGAAAGGGTGGCAAACAGTGAAACCAGGCCATTGCAAAGAGCTTTAGATTACATTTGTTTCTTACAAAATccatttacactttttttagaTAAACGAACTTCATAGATACATCCTACTTTCACACACataatttttagtatattttgcTTAGACAAGCATCACTATTATAGTGTTCATACTATGGGTTAGGGGTTTGTTATAAATAAAGCTAGTCAGCAACCCCCTAGCATCACCCTGATACAGGACAGTCAAGCAACATTTgtgcatttttcaaaaaaactgAAATGCAGTATATTTGTGCTAGGTGTTGTACTTGTAGATTgcatattaacagttttatgcttGCAATCTGCCTACACATCATACATCAGTGCTTTGGCATCATATGTGCTGCACTTTGACATGCTGTAGTTTGCAAAACCAAACCAACAAGAGCTAGCAAAAGGTGGAAAATGTGGTTTGTCTATTAATAGCAATCATTATTAAAACCAAACAGTTTCGATTTTTATAAAAATCCCAAAGACGGaagtataaaacacatttatgcTTTTTCAGTGGATGCATGAAAATTGTGGCTAAACATTATTTATAGCGTGCCTCCTGCGCAACAAATAACGCAAATGCTGTCGAGTCAATTGCAGATCTTGGTATCCACCCCCACGCACAGCTCTCAAAGCACACTTTACTTCTCTATCACATCAGTTTAATGGGCTTGGAACTTCTCTAAATTATGTGACCGTTcacttgttttattaaaaataaatcgtAGGCTATTTCCTGTGCTATACTTCCTGTCCCACTTCGATTCCTGTCTGTCTGATAAGCCCTCTCACTTTTTATAGGTCAAAAAGTGTGAGAGATTATGCACCGCACAATACACGTGATTATGTAGAAACTGAAACAGACCTGTTGACAATGTAATTCAAAGAAGACCAcattaattgttttttaatgaAACCGAATCGAACCGAATCAGTACTTGAATAAAATCAAAACATTAAATGTcaacattatatatatacaaaattgaAGTGCATTGATGTAATCTGAATTTATTTGGGTATTCACTGCTGATACTGATCCctgataaagaaaataaacccAACAGGCCtttattatatttgtatataatgTATCATATTAACTGTACGATTAGATTAGATTCACCTTTATAGTCACTGTGCAGAGTACAAGTACAGAGACAATAAAATGCAGTGAAGTATAATTCCGGTGTCGCAGATCCCCGCAAGCCCATATTTAGGGAACAATGTGTGCTTTATTGCCACAAACTGTATCCTGTAAACCAATCCTGTTGTGAATAAACGTAATATTCAGAAAGCCATAGACTTGTTCTGGTAAGGATCTAATGGGCTGTTTCTGACTGCTGACTCAGTTTCCTCTCGTATTGAGCGGCACAGGAGATCTCAATGCCTCTTTTCACCGCATGAGAATTATCTCGGCTAGACGAATGATCTGAATTACACCTCATCACATTTGAAATGGAAAGCACAGACACACACTATCTGATAAGGAGGCCCGacttcaacaacaaaaaaaataggTAGTAATTTGCTTGTGCAACCAAAACTGTGTGTGCACTTTGTTGTTGTATTGCTGGTGAATACAGAGATAAATGCGCAAATAACAATGCATCAACTAGGTTTGACAAACCCTACAAGTTAACCGTGTccatattagggatgcaccgataggattttttgggccgataccgatttaaacagacaacttctggccgatgccgatattaaacacttgtataaaatactatacagttggtctataagctaatttatttctgcatcaaattatttttactgaacatggatttgatctaattaacattcaactgaccaacataataagagagacacaaattaagctaaaacaaatataataagacaacatgacaaccttcaaaggtggtttttgctgttcagcatttattttattaacaacattaactcgttttttttttacatataatggatttctgtatgcagttaattaataggccgataccgattgtttttctcgtgctattgccaatatgccgatggtttcaaattcatcaaaaattggccgataaatatcggcggccgatacatcggtatCGGTCCATATGTTAATATGTCAATATGCACtaataacatacatttattatacatatataccTTTAtggtatatacatatattatacatatataccTTTATggtatacatttgtatactGATACATACATTacacactgataaaatgtatagcttgaattcactgtaagtcactttggatgaaatcatctgccaaatgcacaactgtaaatgtatatattacaggcttatgcatgtgtgtgtgtgtatatagcCGTGATTCACATGTTGATTTAGGGAAACTGACAGCATGGACATAGATGctgaattgaatatttgatcTGCAGAGGGAAACTAAAGGTGAGGATATACTCTGATCTGCTTCAACGCAGAGAGTCGTGACTGGCGTCTATTTTTGGTGGAGTGATTCATTCTCCCACTGTGTGCCGAGCCTGATTATAAACCCGCTTTTAAAATGAGCAAATACCTTTGCAAACAAACTGTGAAAAGATCAGGAAGGAGAGGGCAGATGTCTATgtgattaaaacttttaataaaaGTGTCTTCTCCAAAGGCGTGAATGACCTATAATCTTTGTGGTTGAAACAAAGAGTGCTGAAGCATGCATAGCTCAACACTACAGCGCAAGTGTTTTGGGTGCTTGCCCGGGTGTTTATATGCAGTTGCTAATCTCCGCATCCAAAACTTTGTCCTTTGAAAGTATATACTTCACTGTTTAATACCTACTTCCTGATTATGTACCGTTAGGtcctaaatattttttgtttctattctaGGACCCTTCCTCAATGCAAGTCTATGGGGATTTTACGAATCAAAAATAAAGTCTGACCTTTTACAAAAGTAATAGCACACCTCACCTCCCCCAGTCTCATGGTATCGTAGGAGCAAAGTTTAATGAAAGTCGCTTTAGGGAACTCAGCGGCCCCTTTTGCAACACCTCCGGACAATTTTAGTCTAGCAGGACTAAGTCCTATCAACTTAAATGAGGGAAGACTatacaataaaacaacatatttccaACCACCTATTAAACCTGTAAAATCAACAATACcatacatttagtttttttcaggTCGCTCCAGCAACTACGCATGTGCAAAGACTGCTACGTACTAGTACACAAAGCCTCTCTCTAAGAGAATCATAAGGGGCTGATCACACCAAAcacatttgggtgattctcgcaaaattagacttatgaggtgtcatgaaacattttgataaaaaaagtaaatgctttcaatataagaagcatacagttacaaacatttcttcctgtattattttgcacatgatttcaaatgacatcatacaagccaattttgttgttttcattatGGCCAATCTtcaaattttcattaccgcaacatctccatgactggatttgggttctttgacattgaaatatttataattaaaaaatctaaataataaaaagcttcagtgcatgttatactataaacattttcagtaaagaaacatgtggtatttggtgatcatttgtaaatgtagagacaataataaggaatataaatgtgtccaagaccaattttttCATCCTCTTTAAcaattttaaatcattgtttaaTCCCTCTAGGagctaacatttaaaaaaaaatgttggaagggacataattgactgtgacaagatggctaccaggtaagcagttcttattttttctctccagataaaagttgaaattttgtttgtcatagtacctagacaactttttagttctcattaccgaaacatgagtttgtaaatgcatatatttaatgtaatatcatgttgcggtaatgatcatttttgataatgataatctaaaaaatttcaataattctataggaaatattttttaattctcTAAacataatggttatagtaagttcaaaccttaatcttatatgtgcaaaaaaaaaattggcttcaagggctttttaaaaattctgatgctggacaccttctaaatctggattttgtgagaatcaccaaTGCCATTCACGTTTTTCATTGTCCTATCGAAtaaggggagaggcgggccttctGTGATGGTGACGGAAAATTATAGTTGCTTGGGACTCCTAtatgtttgtgcacctctcaccctcgatcaaggtcagagcaagcatcctctttttaaagGTTTTGCTAATATGACcattaacagcaaaagagcactcactcttcaatatttgattgacaggacagctgTCTCTGttgttgcctagcaatataaaaagccacgccgcactgctctttttttaaagtgacaaaaaaggcagtgcggcGCGCCTTacgtttccaagcgtttaaaatGCGTTTGATGTGATTGGCCCCCAAGTCTTTAATGACTGATTGGCTCTTTTTATATTCCACTATAAAGGTCATGTCGAGCAATGCATTTTTCCtatttattattgcatcttGTTTTCTTTGATTTATACTGAGGCTCTAAGATTAGTTAATCAATATACGAGCAACAGTAATTGCAATCCTTAATATTCTCATTAAATATTTAAGATGGAAATAGATGGGTGTGCCTAGCTTACCTCATCCAAAATGCGATTTTTGGACCTGGTGATCGCTCCATTTAAAGCAGTGATCCATGATTCCTTCTCTTCCGGACTGACAGCCAGAAACACCAGATTTGGGACCTGCGTATAGGGGTGAAAgatatcatatattttaaaacagcaTGATGTTTTGTCTGAAAAGATTGTTTATCTGAATATAAACAGTTTAACATTTCAATAGTGTCGAAAAAATGATGAAATGAACAAATTGCAGTAGGCAGACGCGAAAATGTAATGACCCAAGTGTAAATCAGCAGGTACGGCCATATGGCTCTGCCTACGGACAGCTGATGTAGCAACAGCATGAGTCAGAAACCACCATATTAGGCAACAACACTGCGAGACTTCCTAACAGCGTCTGCTGCACATGTGATGACCACAACACTTCTGTTAATGTCATATCAACTGTTGCTCTCATATCCTCTCCATTCACTTCTATATTCACTTCTTTTATCCAAAAGGACATACAGTGCGTTTAAGGTTTATGTGTTATTACTATGTGTTTCCAGattcgaacccacaaccttttcactgctaacacaatgagTAATCTCACTTCctcattcatgaaacatgaGCAGAGAAATACATCTTATTCTTTTGTAAAACCAATACTTTCAAATTTGCATTCGATATAACAACAATATGTAAATTGCAAAAGGTTATGGATTTGATACCCAGGGAAGACACATACATGTAAAACGATACCACTGCATGTCGCTTTAGATAAAAGGGTCCACCAAatgcaaaactgtaaaaatcaggTGCTAAACAATGACTTTTTAAACAGAGATGTCATGTCTGGTTCTTGAAGGTCAAATAAATCTGATGATTTGCATGAGGTCATACATTAGCATTGCTCCATCACTGAGCTTTGCATGTTCAACAGCTGTTGTAAGTGGAGCAGGGTGACATATTAAAccgtgtgcttgtgtgtttgtgtatagaAGGGTGTTTTCGGGCAAGGGGGGTACTGCTGGATTTTCCTAAGACCCAGCATGTTTGTGTCGTGAGGATTAATCCTTCTCAATGTTGGATTTTAAAGGATTGGCCTGACGTTACCCTAATGTTTTTCCTAACTCTCAAAAACATGTCCAGTTTTTCAGAAAAGTGATCTAACAAATCTTAAAGACTTCTAAAAGGAGAGTTCCCTTTTcgataaaaatgtgtttaatgaGAAGTAGAGATAACAGCTTCCTCAATACAATAACTGTAAATTGTGCCTGGACAACAAAACAAGTCTTACGTCACACGGGTatttttgtagcaatagccagcAATGCATTGTATGGGgcaaaatcattaggatattatgtaaagatcaagTTCCATggagatattttgtacatttcctattgTGAATACCGTTCTTTCCAGACTATAAGCCGCaccggagtataagtcgcatcattAAAAAATGCGTCATTAAGATGAAATAACATatttgggccctatcttgcacccagcgcaattgactttgtcagtgtcgcatgtatcatttgtattttgcaccggcctacagcgggtttttccctccacagacgcacgtcggcaaactagggaatgaacttgcgctccctgggcggttcagcgcaaaaaaggaggcgtgttccggcgcaaaccatccctgatgctattttccagtttcaaaaacaattgcgccactgaccaaaaaaaactagtctaaagtcattgcgcgttgttcattatgctattttaagggcacatgcttgaccataatgtatagcgtgcacaacgcgcacacactttgcttatctaatctacacagatgcaacagttatttttgcaaatcataaattgttacaataaaaaatattaacacatgagataagggaaatcattgtggtgagcgtggtgatagtttttatttattttgtggctgcgttaaaaattCTCATaaaaataacgattaaaatattttcatacgtttgttgtgtggctgtattatgtttattttatgtaaataataattaaaatgttttcataagaaaccttaatgtatgtgaactggaTTTCTAAGtgcactttggggttggactgcttgcgtttcttgggtccgatttcaaagcccccaaaccgccTTCAACACTTTCAgcagtgagggtggacgcagcgatgtcctctgctggcgtcggGTCATGTgtggaggcagatccacctcccgttacacggcatgcccaatttatgctggcaagcttgggattcccccgtctcctgacatcattgtagcgcttggcgcaacgtcctggggatgccagctgatgagacaattgtggctatttcctcccacgcctgtttaaccaacGCTGATTTGGGGGGGTTTCTTCCATCCCcacacaaaacaacttctctgtctttgactgctcttacaagaacgtgggtctcctcggctgtgaaccgctcctggcgtgtgcctggtaaatccgtcataataatagaaacccgccatggaacttgcgcccttgcgtttaaagggaatgttggatagcgttctgattttttgtttatttgacgttacgcccaaaccacacctaggaataatgaacctacttcagaccaaccccttattgatttgcgcctggcgcaagagttatttctcccgccgggaaaatagcaacagatCCACCCAAAAAGTCACTTGCGTTTTGCGCttcacacttgcgtttcagatcgttaaaatagggcccatataAGTCACAGTAGACTCTACGACGCGTTTAtatagaaaattatttcacaaaatccaagccgaagaacagacatttattGTGGAAAGGCAATTCAACTAAACAACagcagacagaacagcaggctgaatatgtctgtacgttaaagtaatattatcagttatttaaacgataaaccatagcatacagaacttacctggaaggttAAAAGTCTAaattaaccgaacaagccaactagCTTGAAGTTCGCATACTCGCCATTCCATATTACAGAATCcacaaaattatataaatacagaagcAGCATATGGTGGACTCttgcggctgtagacggtaatgttgtctcttgtctcataaatgtcaaaaaattaATTCAAACTGACTTACAAAGGtgcacctgactataagacaCAGCACCAgccaaattatgaaaaaaaacacatcttaTAGAccgaaaaatacagtacatcaAAACTTTATATTGGTGAGCGGATACAGTTGCTAATGACTTTTGTTTTGAcaatttaaaggtgattttctcaatatttagatttttttgcaccctcagattctagattttcaaatagttgtatgatATCTGTGCCAAAGATTGTCCTGTcctaaaaacacacacaataataGAAATGTATTAGTATTTACTCACATTATAGATGACATATGCgtctcaatttcaaaaaaattaacccttatgaatggttttgtggtccagggtcacaattaTGAAGGAAAAATTAATCTTTAACTTCAATTATCAAAACTTTACAAACAggtttttcattaaaaaaaaaatctgtttcttCATTAGTATGTTTGCCTTGAagacatatttatttaaaaagctaAATTTCATTTATTAATACAATTTAGGTGAGGGTTatggtaatttttttgttttaaggaTGTTTACATATATTTCTTTATTCAACTTATTTCTTGTTGCTACACTGGGGCAGCAACAAagtatttttaactttaaaatacacacataacattttaaaataaacacatcaCCTTCAAAAACATGTTGTTTGTGTTGGTCTAAAGAATGGAGGATATTTACGAATGCCTGTGGTGTGCTAGTAAAACGCATTAAGCTGAGATGTTCTTACTGAAAGCCAATTACACAGGACGGCCGGACAGGATAACTGCAGAGGTCAGTCCAAGTATGAGCTCAGAGGCCAATGACGTGCAAGCTATTAGCAACAAGTGCCTTACTCATTGTATCTTAGTCACCAAACAGAAGAATGTAAAATTTCCCTACAAACCTATATACTTTCATTTTCACTCAAATAAGTGCAAATCAAGAAGTATCCCGTTTAACAGTATCACTGCAAAACTGACTAATAAACTAACTAGCCCAGCAGTATTTGAATCTAAAGGCCAAAGTGTAGTCCATTTTTTACGTGTACGCGAAGGTCTGCATACAGTCCGCGTGCCGCAATTTCAGAaaactgtatgtgtacatttttGAAACCCCACGTATATTGTACACATAGCTCGCGCATACGCCTACAAGAGAATGTAGTACTGAATGTAGCTCAAGACATGCCGTGAATTTTGCGACACTTTACAAGGCGGTGTGTTCGGACgtgtaaaaaagtatttttttagtgATAAAATGTCACTTCCTGTAAAGACTGACCGTGTTTCCTGGTTGCCGGCACCGCAGGAGTGTAAACTTGCTGTGGTTTTTTTTGCTTCTGCTCTTGGCCTTGCGAAGTTCCTCAGACTTCTCATAGTCTGT
Above is a window of Paramisgurnus dabryanus chromosome 13, PD_genome_1.1, whole genome shotgun sequence DNA encoding:
- the plekho1b gene encoding pleckstrin homology domain-containing family O member 1b — its product is MKKNNSAKRGPQDANQQHAQPEKTGWIRKFCGRGIFREIWKNRYVVLKGDQLYISEKEVKDEKKIQEVVDLTDYEKSEELRKAKSRSKKNHSKFTLLRCRQPGNTVPNLVFLAVSPEEKESWITALNGAITRSKNRILDEVTVEEDSLLAHPTRDRAKIPHTRRLPTRGHLMAVASTTNSDGMLTLDLIQEEDVSTPDGCENNLDKSDSKRTPDSQCSKMDTSKLSISKETPGKSQSLPRKNEISWDWSENQAQTPQLHKKKSEKNRCASMDEILTHSETRAIPHCSTSAPVQPVSQLQDLITQKLERTQELLTEVRAQGKGKGSPSGKSSSPEGKRLEAERLLEEAASTWGQARDVLEEVKELRALYKQLDSASPTSLSPSQNGKLNGPQQTNHRKSMM